Part of the Leptolyngbya sp. BL0902 genome, CCGCATGGACTTCATCACCAAGCCTTTTTTCACGCCCTGGGCCTTGGTGACGTCGTTCACCAAAGCTTTCAGGTCGTCTAGGCTGGTGGGATTTTGGCTCGTCAGACCGTCCACAATGGCCTGAATGACGGCAGCTACGCCCTCAAGCTGCAACTGAGCCTTGGCGTCGTCGGCAAAGGGTAGGGTTTCGGAAAAGAAGAAGCGGCTTTGCTCCACGGCATCGGTGAGCCGGGTCAGGCTGGGAGCCATCATCGCCATCAGGGGCAGCAGCCAGTCCCGATCCGCCTCGGCGTCTACCGTATATCCGGCTTCTTGGAAGTGGGGCAGCACCAGATCCAAAAGGGCGGCGGGCTCCATTTCGTGTAGGTATTGGCTGTTCAGCCAGTCTAGTTTGTCCCAGTCGAATTTGGCCCCGGCCTTGTTGACCCGATCAAAGCTGAATAGCTTGGCGGCGTCTTCGAGGGTAAACCGCTCGTTGGCATCGGGGGCCGACCAACCCAGCAGCGTCATATAGTTGGCCAAAGCAGGGGCGACAAAGCCCATCTTTTGGAAGTCGGAAATGGACGTCACGCCATCTCGCTTGGAGAGTTTCTGCCCAGTTTGGTTCAAAATCAGCGGCGTATGGGCAAATTCAGGACTCTTTGCGCCCAGAGCTTCGTAGAGCAAAATCTGCTTCGCCGTATTGGCAATGTGGTCTTCCCCCCGGATGACGTGGGTGATGGCCATATCGACGTCATCCACCACCACAGCGAGGTTATAGAGCGGTTGGCCGATGGTCGTTGCCGAGGAAGCCCGCGCCACCACCATATCGCCGCCCAGGTCGCTGGCCTGCCAGGTCACGGGGCCGCGCACCATGTCGTTCCAGGTAATCGTGCGGCTGTCGTCAATTTTGAAGCGAATCACCGCCGGACGCCCCTCAGCTTCAAAGGCGGCCTGCTGTTCTGGAGTCAAATCCCGGTGGCGGTTGTCGTAGCGGGGAGCCTGTCCCTTGGCCTTTTGGGCTTCCCGCATGGCGTCGAGTTCTTCCGGCGTGTCGTAGGCACGATAGGCCAAGCCCTTGTCCAGCAGGGTTTGAATGGCCTGCCGATACAGATCCAACCGCTGAGACTGGAAAAATGGCCCCTCGTCCCACGCCATGCCCAGCCAGCGCAGCCCCGACAGAATATTCTCAGTAAACTCCGGCTTCGAGCGTTCCTCGTCGGTGTCTTCCACCCGCAAAATGAACTGGCCCCCTTCGTGGCGGGCAAACAGCCAGTTAAACACAGCGGTGCGGGCCGTACCAATGTGCAGATTCCCGGTGGGGCTGGGGGCAATGCGAACACGGACAGTCATGGGAATACCTGCACTCTCAACAAGGGACAAACCCTTATTTTAAGGGGCAACGCGGCCTTAAATCCCAAGAAATCCCAGGCTTTCAATGAGATTCCAGGGTTCTTCAACGCTTTGACGACACCCCTGCCTTTCAAGGCCAGAACCCTGGGATCTAAAGGCGCGACACAGCAAGAGAGCCTAGGGTTCTTCAAGACTTCGACCATCGGTCTTCATTCCCAAACCAAAATCCTGAAATTGTAGCCCCGTAATTTTCCGTAATAAAGGGCGAAAAGCCGATCCACTGGCCCTAGACATCCGTACCTTTGCCGATAGCTGATGACGTTTGCTTATCATTACAATAAGTGAAGATTATTTTCAGGGCGCTCAATCATTGCCCTAGCGCAATCGTCACCCAGCGGAGCGAACGGATACGGAATCCCTAAGCCGTCAGCCCTCGCCCTACCCCAGATGGATCGGAGGATGTCATGCAAACCCTACTCAGCCGTAGCCTGATGTGGCTCTTTGCCGAAATCGTCCTCACCGTATTGAACCTAGACGATCTGGCCGACTACGGCGAATTTATCTTCCGCGTTCAGGACGATCTGGCGTTGCAACGGGAACGCATTGAACTGATCTCCCCAAGCCGTCAGGTCTATCTGTCGATGGAATGCTGTACTTCGTGGGCCTAAGCTCATCAATCAGGCTCTCCAGAATATGACCCTCCAGGCAAAGATACGTTGCCCTAGCCCTTGGGCTGTGCCTTCATTGTGGAAGGTGATTGAGATTTAAGGTTATCCCCAGCGACAGAATCACCGCCACGCACAGCACCCGAGCGGGACACCCACAGAAATGTATTTTTTCATTAAGGAATTGCAATGCCTGATTTTCCCAGGATTGATGTTCATACATCTTCGGATTGATTCTCAATAAGGGAAAACTATTGCAAATCCCCCCCGCCGTTCGTTACTATTCTCATTAAGCAGATGTTAATGAAATTCTCTGGGGAGGGGCTAAGCGATGGCGGCATACACTCCATCGGCACTGAAGGCCGAACTGAACGAGCGAGGCTGGCGCATGACTCCCCAGCGGGAAACCATGCTCAAAACCTTCCAAAATCTGCCAGAGGGCACCCACCTCAGTGCGGAGGATCTCTGCGACCTGCTGGATAAGGCTGGGGAGCCCATTAGCTTGTCCACCATCTACCGCAATCTGAAACTGATGGCGCGGATGGGAATTTTGCGAGAGCTGGAGCTAGCGGAAGGGCAAAAACGCTACGAAATCAACCAACCCGCCCCCCACCATCACCATCACCTTATTTGTGTTCGCTGCAACAAGACCATCGAGTTCAAAAATGACTCAGTCCTGAAAGTAGGGGCCAAAACAGCGGATCGCTCTGGCTATCACCTGTTAGATTGCCAACTGCTGATCCACGGTATTTGCCCGCCCTGTCAGCGGTCTATCGTGCCGATTTAGGCTAGGCTTAGTCCGGTCGGCGCTGCTGAAGATGTGATCACTTCAGCGCCTAGCGCTCCTGCTCTAAAACTGAGCACATACGAGGTCAAAGAATGGCAGGGAATGCGCGGATGGGGGCCTTGAAATCCAACAGTCCCGGGGGCAATCCGCTACATTAACCATCAACCGATGCGCTAATCGACAACCCGCAGTCGCCCCTGGCTCAGCGCTTCGTAGACGCGATTAATTAAGGCCGAGTCCGTCGGGCTTAGGTCGCGCTTCGTCAGCATAGCCATGATCATTTGTTGATCGCGGCGGGTTAGACGTCGTGCAGCGAACATTTCTTCGATGGCTCTTTCCAGGGTAGACATAGCTTGCACTCTGATTGCTATCAACGGACAGACCAAACGCTGATCAAGAACACGTCAGCCTAGGTGGGTTGATGTTTACCGTAGTGGCCTCATCCTACGGGAGTTCCTTCCGCAGGACATCGGCAGGATAACCCAAGTCCTCCCTAAAATCCGTTCACCTCCATTGGCCTAGTCCGTAGTTTCACGGAATCAGCACAGCCTATCTAAATCAGCCGCTCAACATCCTGCCAAGCCCTAATAAACCAAGCCTGCCGCCCGGTTCAGAGATCTTGTCTGAGATAAACCGCTAGCCCAAAGCTTAAGAACTGTAAAGATGCCCTGCCTGTCCCCTTACCCATCGAACTGTCCCGGAGGCTGTCTTGTAACCCTCGATTCCCTTGGCCAGCCTTGCTGTCTAGCCAGACGTACACTCCTAAAGGGGTTACGGTAGTCCCAGGCAGAGTAGATCAGTATTTATCGGTAGGCAAATCGGTTGAATAGCATCGGTCACTCTGTAGTTTCCCGGAGGTTGCATCAAGTCTCCATGCCCATCCGCTGCGGCGGCCTGAAGTTGACTTTCTTAATTTCGCTCCATGTTGAAATTAAGTTTTGTGTGCTATTGTGGAGACACCTAACCAAAAGCTCTTTGCGTTAGGGATACATTTTCTAACCTACGGACTAATACATCATGACAACGACTCTACAGCGGCGCGAGAGCGCCTCCCTGTGGGAGCAGTTCTGTCAGTGGGTAACGAGCACCGAAAACCGCCTGTACATTGGCTGGTTCGGCGTGCTGATGATCCCCACCCTGCTAGCTGCTACCGCCTGTTTCGTAATCGCCTTCGTTGCTGCTCCCCCCGTGGACATCGACGGCATCCGTGAGCCCGTGGCTGGCTCCCTGATGTACGGCAACAACATCATCTCTGGTGCTGTTGTTCCTTCCTCCAACGCTATCGGTCTGCACTTCTACCCCATCTGGGAAGCCGCTTCCCTGGATGAGTGGCTGTACAACGGTGGCCCCTACCAGTTGGTGATTTTCCACTTCCTCATTGGCGTCTTCTGCTACATGGGTCGTGAGTGGGAACTGAGCTACCGCCTCGGTATGCGCCCCTGGATCTGCGTGGCTTACTCTGCCCCCGTGGCCGCTGCCACCGCCGTGTTCCTGATCTACCCCATCGGCCAAGGCTCCTTCTCTGACGGGATGCCCCTGGGTATCTCTGGTACCTTCAACTTCATGTTGGTGTTCCAGGCTGAGCACAACATTCTGATGCACCCCTTCCACATGATGGGTGTGGCCGCTGTGTTCGGTGGGTCTCTGTTCTCCGCCATGCACGGTTCTCTGGTGACCTCTTCTCTGGTGCGTGAGACCACCGAGACCGAGTCTCAGAACTACGGCTACAAGTTTGGCCAAGAAGAAGAGACCTACAACATCGTGGCTGCCCACGGCTACTTCGGTCGTCTCATTTTCCAATACGCTTCCTTCAACAACAGCCGCAGCCTGCACTTCTTCCTGGGTGCGTGGCCCGTCATCGGCATCTGGTTCACCGCTCTGGGCATCAGCACCATGGCGTTCAACCTGAACGGGTTCAACTTCAACCAGTCCATCCTGGATTCTCAGGGTCGTGTGATTGGCACCTGGGCTGACGTGATCAACCGGGCCAACCTGGGTATGGAAGTGATGCACGAGCGCAATGCTCACAACTTCCCCCTCGACCTGGCCACCGCCGAGGCTCCTGAAATCATCGGCTAGTCTTGATTGACGAGTCCATGGGTCAGCTAGCGATAGCTGACTAGGGAAGAGAAAGCGCTCCTCGTAAGGGGAGCGTTTTTTCGTGGGGATTATTCTACTGCCGTTTGGCTGATGGAGTTCCCGGCAGGAGCTTACCTAAAAATTGGCTCGATCTAGCTCCTCCTTGAGGGCGCGCAGAGTTTTGTTTTGGTCGCGCAGGGTCTGCACATATTGATTGAAATCCACCTTTTGCCCAGTGGCCTGGGACAGTCGCTTAACAGCCTTGAGGTATTCCACAGCCTTGCGGTAATTTTCGCGGCCTCTGTCGGCGATCGCGTCTTCAATCATTTCGCGATATAGCTTCATGGCTGTCTTGGGTTGGTCGGTCTCCAGGGCTTGGGCCACCAAGATGGCATACTTGGGGTGGTCAAAACAGTTCAGTTTTTTCAGATAACCCAGCGCCGTTTTCCAGTCCTGTTCCAGCAGGGCAATGTCCATCAGCGATGGGATACGGTTCTTTTCCTTGAGATGAGCGATAATCTGCAATCGCAGGCTGTCCCACTGGCCGAGGGTTTGGGCTTTGGCACGCAGTTCGCGATAGCTGTCTAGGGTGAACCGTAGCTTGAGGCTGCTGAACTGGGCGGCCACCATCTGTTCTGGTGAGCCGTGCTGGGCCAAAAAATCCACCAGCCATTCACCATAGCCGTAATAGTCCCGCTGCTGTTGGCAGGATTGGATGAAGTCGAGGGCCAGGTCGGGTTGGTCGGCCTCTAGCAGGGCATTGGCAAATTGAACCGCAAGCCCCGGCATTTCCATAAAATGCGACCGTGCCAGGGACAGAGCCGCATCAAAGTTCCCCTGCCGCAGGTGATAAAAGGTTTTTTGCTGGGGTGTGCCTATTTCTAGCACTACAGCATTGGCATCGGTGGCCTGACCCCGCTTTTCAGCCCGCTTCACCAGCAGATCGACCAGAGACTCTCGCCCCCACTCGCCAAGTTTGCGTCCCCCTGCCCCCCGGAGCAACTGGTGAATTTGCCTTTCCACCCAGGCCCAGTCTTCATCAGTGCTGTGCTCCAGCAGAGCCTCACTTGCAGGATAGGCGTAGTCCATGCCGCCTAGTTCGATATCCTTCAACACTGCCTGGAAAAAAGTTCCAATCCACAGGCGATGGCGACCCATATCAAGGTTTTGAGCCTGTTCCAGGCTGTCTTTTAGCCCTTCGGCAATGTTTTGAATCTCCACACCTACGGCTCCGTTGTAGTCCACCTCTAGAACGGTGTAGTCGTAATGGTCGTTGGCCGCCTCTAGGAGCAGTTGATAGATATCGCCTGCCTTAACCCAGTCCCTGCGATCCGCGAAGCTGTGGCCCTGTTCAGCCAAGGCGGCTAGGGCGGCGGCCATCGTATTCATGTCGCTGCCGCGAAACAACCGCTCTACTGCTCGACGGTAGTTATCCAAATTCGGCCCATCGCCGTCTGTGGTGGTCGGGCTATCTACCCAGTCCAGCAAATCAGGATGGCGCTGCACCATGCGCTCAACCAGCGCCACCAAATCCTCTCGGCTGTGCTGGGCCAACAGGTCTGGGACGGGGGGCACTGGGCGAATGCGATCGCATTTGTGAATATAGGTCAGCAGCAGCGCCACTCGATGCTTGCACAGCCCGCCCCAGTCGTAGGGACAGGTGCAGTCGCTGTCCTCCACCCCCTCTGGCCCCAGGGTGATACGAGGCTGGTAAACCACCGTGCCCTCACAATCGGCCCATAGGGTTTGCCCCTGGAGCACCGGGTTGAAAATAGCCCCGTTGCGATAGTAGCGCTGACCGCGCTCAAAGCTCTGATCGGTGGCCAACGCCTTGATTTGGGACTCTGTTAGGGGTGTAGGTGATGGGCACATGGCCATAGCGCGCTCTCATTAATCCGCTATACCCAGCGTAACGGATGGGTGAACGCCCGTAATCAGAACCTATAACTGAATGCCATCCCCTGTACCTAGATACCCAATACAGCCCGATGCAACGTAACAAGAATGAGTCCTGATTTTGCGACTAAATTCGTTATCGAGTTCCATGCCCAATAAAATTTAGGTTGACAGTTGTTAGATTCACTTGTTAGGATTTCTAAGGTCTGTGGGCTTAAGTTATACAAAACCGCAACCCACATACATTGTCCTTCTAAAGGCTCTTAAACCAATGGAGATTCCGAGTAGTAGTCCTTGGACTGCTTTAAACGAATCTAGCGTTACAGACGATAGCCCTGAACACAGTTGTGGCCAAGGCTTGCAGTCGATTGGTTTGATGAACATTCCTAACCTAGCCCTGCGCTAGGATTTGATGGTTCATCTCCGGTCGCTGCAAAGGTGGCGACTGCGGGGAAAGGAGGTGAACCCTGGACGGTAGTTATTTAGCTTATTACAGCTATGCGATCAGGGCTGGCTTGTCATAGCTGACCTGAATCGTGGGATGAATAGGCCATGGAAGACCATGGCGTGAGTGGTGGAAGCTGATCCATCTATGTTCTGGGCCAGTGCGGTCATTGACCTCAGCGGTCATGGCTTGTTGCTAGGCCTGCTGTGTTGGGCAGGCTTGCTACGGCCTTAGCCAGTGGGATAGATCGGCGGTGAGATCAACCGCAGAGTGGGTTAATGATATGTGACCCATGCTATTGATTGGCCTTTGGGTCACTAAGACGACTATCTATTGAGATTGTAATTGGGCAATCTGCGTTCAGAAAGGCAATCTTTCAGGACGTTATTTCGCATGTTTTGTCTGAGTTATTACGGCTCAGGCATCAATTTTGCAGCCAGTTTTTGGCTAATAGCTACTACACCTGACTGCCACTGTTCGGCATCAGTGCTGGGCTGATTTGCGCTGGAATTTTGCGTTGGAATAATTTGCGACAAATTTGCTAAGTAGGATTTTCTAAATAGGACGATAGGTCATGGGTCAAAATGTTTTGCACGATCTGCTTCAGCCCTTTGCCCTAGAGGCGGCGAAAAAAGAAGCCAACCGTATTGCTCCGGCGGAGTTGGTACAGCTATTAATGGACATTCCCCCCGGCAAGCGGGTGCTAGCTTTTCGGCTGTTGGATAAAGATAAGGCCCTGCGGGTCTTTGAGTACCTGCGTCCCGATGATCAGGCAGAGCTGATTCAGGCCATGGAAAGCCCGGAGGTGACGGCCCTGCTGGAGGAGTTGGATGTGGATGACCGGGTGCGGCTGTTTGAGGAACTGCCCGCCAAGGTTGCCAAGCGGCTGATGGCCAACCTTAGCCCGGAGGCCCGCAATGCCGCCAATGTGTTGATGGGCTATCCCGAAGGCAGCGCTGGGCGGTTGATGAACCTGCGGCTTCTCACCATTCGCAGCACAGCGACGGTGGCGGCGGCCCTGGCGACGGTGCGGGAATCGAGTCTGGAAGCCAGCGAACTGTCGGTGGTGTTTGTAATTGACGAAAACCGCTACTACCAGGGCTGGGTACGGCCTGTGCAACTGCTGAAGGCGGATCCAGCTCGGCGGGTGGCAGACTTGCTGGCGGCCATGGACGAGGCTCCGGTGGCGGTGCGGGCGGTAGATGACGAGCTGAAGGCGGCGCAACGGCTGAAGACCTATGACCTGCCTGCGATTCCGGTGGTGGATAGCGAAGGTCGGCTAATTGGCGATATCACCTTCGACGACGTGATTGACCTGGTGGAGGAGGAAGCCACGGAAACCATCCTGGAACAGGCCGGGGTTGGGGGGCTGCTGACCCGAGATCGTGGCTGGAGCGAAAAGCTGGTGCGGGGGCCATCGATCTACGCCATTCGCCTGCGGATTGTGTTCCTGGTGGTAACGCTGATTGGCGGCTTTCTGGTGGGTGGCGTGATTGAGCGGTTTGAAGAAACCCTGGAGGCAGTGGTTGCTGCTGCCGTGTTTATCCCCCTAGTGATGGACATGGGCGGCAATGTCGGCACCCAATCCAGCACCATCTTTGCGCGGGGGCTGGCCTGGAGCCAAATTACCCCCTCTCAGTTTTCGGCCTACCTGTTTCGGGAAATTCGCATTGGTTTTGTCATGGGCATCATTTTGGGCACCGTTGCCGGGGTAGTGGCCTATGTGTGGCAGGGAGTTCCCAACGGCATTCCCCAACTGGGCTTGGCGGTGGGGCTGTCGCTAACCGTCGTGATTACCCTGGGGGCGATTTTGGGTGCATCGTTGCCCATGGTGATGCTGCGGGCGGGCTTTGACCACGGGCCAGGGGCCGATCCCTTCATCACCACGATCAAGGATTTCCTGGGACTGTGGGTTTACTTTTCCCTGGTGGGCTGGCTAGTGGGGGTAGCCTAACCCCAGACGGCGGCCTGGGCGACCTGAATCTTAACCTGCGCTTTAGGGGTGGGTGATAGGCTCCATGCCATCTGATACCCAATCGTCCCTAGCAACACCTGAGTGCCTAGGGGTGCATTTCAAATCTGGGCTAACACAGACCTGGATTAACACAGATCTGGATTAACACAGATCTGAACTAACACAGCAATGGGGTGAGCAACCGATGGATTGGACAGAATTTGCCGTGCGGCTGGCGGTGGCGTTTTTGCTGGGTTCGGCCTTGGGGCTAGAACGGCAGTGGCGGCAGCGGATGGCAGGGCTGCGGACGAGTACCCTCGTGGCTACCGGGGCGGCATTGTTTGTCATGCTCTCGGTGCTCACCCCCGATGATGCCAGCCCCACCCGGATTGCGGCCCAGGTGGTCTCTGGGATTGGCTTTTTGGCCGGGGGGGTGATCCTGCGCGAAGGGCTGACGGTGCGGGGACTGAACACCGCCGCCACGATTTGGTGTGCGGCGGCCATTGGCAGTCTGGCGGGGGCTGGGTTTTTCGCCCCGGCCACCCTGGGGGCCATTGCAGTACTCATTGCCAATACCGTACTGCGCCCCATCAGCCATCGCATTAACCAGCAACCCCTCCAGGGCACTGAGCTGGAACTGTGCTACCAATGCTCCCTCATTTGCCATAGCCAGGACGAAGCCCATGTGCGGGCGCTGCTGCTGCAAGCCCTTGGCCCCAGCAAAATGCGGCTGCGCTCCCTGTGCAGCGAAGACCTGAAAGACGAAAAAAATCGGGTGGAGGTGGAAGCCGAAATGGTGACTCAAACCCGCAATGACCAACTGCTAGAGCAAATCATTAGCCGCCTCAGCCTGGAACCGGGCGTCACCGCTGCAAGCTGGCGCATCATCGAGCAAGAGTTTGGTTAGAGGATATTTGAAAAGTATCAATTAGCACACAGCGACCCGAATCGCAGAAAAGGCTTCCTCGGTATTAGGCTCAGAGTAACAAGCACTGTAGCCCCTTGGAAGCCATGTCATCACATTATGCTAGCCACCTGACCCGTGACCAGTGGGACCTGCTCTTTCCGTTGCTCCCTGGCCCGAAATCCACAGGGCGACCGCGCACAGTTGACCTGTATGCGGTGGTCAATGCCATTCTTTATGTCCTAGCAACGGGGTGTGCCTGGTCGCTGTTACCCCAGGACTTTCCACCCTATTCCACGGTCTACTACTATTTTCGGCAATGGAAACACGACGGCACCTGGAAGCGGGTGCATGACCATTTGGTGGACTGGGTGCGGGTGTCCGAAGACCGATTTCCCACCCCCAGTGCCGGAGCCCTAGACTCTCAGACGGTGCCCAGTGCGGTGATGGTGAGCCAATCGGTGGGCTATGACGGGGGCAAGAGAATCAAGGGTCGCAAGCGTTTTACCCTAGTCGATACGATGGGGCTTTTGATATCGGTGAAGGTGGTCGCCGCCAGTGTCCCGGAGCGAGAAGGAGCTAAACAACTCCTTCAAACCGTCCAAGATGAGCGGCAACGTCTGCCTCGTCTGAGCCTAATCTGGGTCGATAGCGGATTTTCGGGCAAACACTTCTTCAAAACCGTGATTGACTGGATGGCTATCGTGTTGGAGGTGGTGCTACGCCCCAAAAAGGCCAAGGGCTTTGTCCTGTTACCCCGACAGTGGGTGGTGGAGCGCACCTATGGGTGGCTCCATTGATGTCGCCGCCTCAATGTCGATTACGAGCGTTTGCCCGAATCCTCGGAGGCGTTCATTCACATCGCCATGATTCGTATCATGCTACGGAGACTCGCCTGAAGCGTTGCATACCCCGTCTCCGGGTTTCCAAATATCCTCTTAGCTCGACTTTATCCAATTGATCCAAAAAGGAAAGCAGCAAGCAGAATTCAGATAAGGGTCTGAGGAGCTTGCTGCGATGGAATTTATGTCGATGATGATAGCGTTTGCGCCGCTGTTTTCCCAGCGGGTGTGGCCCCAGGCTCTAACCCTGGTGATGGGGGCGCTGTTGGCCCCAGGGAAACGCACGGTGAGCCAGATTTTACGGGTGATGGGGTTAGCCGACGAGCCTCAATTTCAGCGTTATCACCGCGTGCTGAACCGGGCGGTCTGGTCGTCTCGGCAGGCGAGTCGAAGCTTACTAAACCTTTTGGTGGCCACCTTTGCCGCTGACGGGGTCATCGTGATGGGTCTCGATGACACGATCGAACGACGGTGGGGCAAGCGGATTGGAGCGCGGGGCATCTACCGTGACCCGGTGCGTTCGAGCCACGAGCATGTCGTCAAAACCAGTGGATTGCGCTGGCTCAGTCTCATGCTGCTGGTGCCGATTCCCTGGGCACAGGGCGTCTGGGCCTTGCCGTTTTTGACCGTACTCGCCCCGTCCGAGCGCTACCACCAAACCCACGGGCAACGGCACAAAGCGTTAACCGACTGGGCAAGACAAATGCTGCTTCAAGTCCGACGTTGGCTAGGAAATTGGCCCATGGTGGTGGTGGCGGATAGTAGCTTCGCCGCCCTAGACTTTCTGGCGTCGGTGAGCCATCGGCCCAATCCGGTTCACGTCGTCACTCGACTGCGCTTAGATGCCGCCCTGTATGAGCCCGCTCCGCCTCGCGACGCCCACACCATCGGTCGGCCTCGTAAA contains:
- the gltX gene encoding glutamate--tRNA ligase; translated protein: MTVRVRIAPSPTGNLHIGTARTAVFNWLFARHEGGQFILRVEDTDEERSKPEFTENILSGLRWLGMAWDEGPFFQSQRLDLYRQAIQTLLDKGLAYRAYDTPEELDAMREAQKAKGQAPRYDNRHRDLTPEQQAAFEAEGRPAVIRFKIDDSRTITWNDMVRGPVTWQASDLGGDMVVARASSATTIGQPLYNLAVVVDDVDMAITHVIRGEDHIANTAKQILLYEALGAKSPEFAHTPLILNQTGQKLSKRDGVTSISDFQKMGFVAPALANYMTLLGWSAPDANERFTLEDAAKLFSFDRVNKAGAKFDWDKLDWLNSQYLHEMEPAALLDLVLPHFQEAGYTVDAEADRDWLLPLMAMMAPSLTRLTDAVEQSRFFFSETLPFADDAKAQLQLEGVAAVIQAIVDGLTSQNPTSLDDLKALVNDVTKAQGVKKGLVMKSMRAALMGALQGPDLMESWAILRQRGFDMARLKEALALV
- a CDS encoding Fur family transcriptional regulator, which gives rise to MAAYTPSALKAELNERGWRMTPQRETMLKTFQNLPEGTHLSAEDLCDLLDKAGEPISLSTIYRNLKLMARMGILRELELAEGQKRYEINQPAPHHHHHLICVRCNKTIEFKNDSVLKVGAKTADRSGYHLLDCQLLIHGICPPCQRSIVPI
- the psbA gene encoding photosystem II q(b) protein, with the protein product MTTTLQRRESASLWEQFCQWVTSTENRLYIGWFGVLMIPTLLAATACFVIAFVAAPPVDIDGIREPVAGSLMYGNNIISGAVVPSSNAIGLHFYPIWEAASLDEWLYNGGPYQLVIFHFLIGVFCYMGREWELSYRLGMRPWICVAYSAPVAAATAVFLIYPIGQGSFSDGMPLGISGTFNFMLVFQAEHNILMHPFHMMGVAAVFGGSLFSAMHGSLVTSSLVRETTETESQNYGYKFGQEEETYNIVAAHGYFGRLIFQYASFNNSRSLHFFLGAWPVIGIWFTALGISTMAFNLNGFNFNQSILDSQGRVIGTWADVINRANLGMEVMHERNAHNFPLDLATAEAPEIIG
- a CDS encoding SWIM zinc finger domain-containing protein codes for the protein MAMCPSPTPLTESQIKALATDQSFERGQRYYRNGAIFNPVLQGQTLWADCEGTVVYQPRITLGPEGVEDSDCTCPYDWGGLCKHRVALLLTYIHKCDRIRPVPPVPDLLAQHSREDLVALVERMVQRHPDLLDWVDSPTTTDGDGPNLDNYRRAVERLFRGSDMNTMAAALAALAEQGHSFADRRDWVKAGDIYQLLLEAANDHYDYTVLEVDYNGAVGVEIQNIAEGLKDSLEQAQNLDMGRHRLWIGTFFQAVLKDIELGGMDYAYPASEALLEHSTDEDWAWVERQIHQLLRGAGGRKLGEWGRESLVDLLVKRAEKRGQATDANAVVLEIGTPQQKTFYHLRQGNFDAALSLARSHFMEMPGLAVQFANALLEADQPDLALDFIQSCQQQRDYYGYGEWLVDFLAQHGSPEQMVAAQFSSLKLRFTLDSYRELRAKAQTLGQWDSLRLQIIAHLKEKNRIPSLMDIALLEQDWKTALGYLKKLNCFDHPKYAILVAQALETDQPKTAMKLYREMIEDAIADRGRENYRKAVEYLKAVKRLSQATGQKVDFNQYVQTLRDQNKTLRALKEELDRANF
- the mgtE gene encoding magnesium transporter — encoded protein: MGQNVLHDLLQPFALEAAKKEANRIAPAELVQLLMDIPPGKRVLAFRLLDKDKALRVFEYLRPDDQAELIQAMESPEVTALLEELDVDDRVRLFEELPAKVAKRLMANLSPEARNAANVLMGYPEGSAGRLMNLRLLTIRSTATVAAALATVRESSLEASELSVVFVIDENRYYQGWVRPVQLLKADPARRVADLLAAMDEAPVAVRAVDDELKAAQRLKTYDLPAIPVVDSEGRLIGDITFDDVIDLVEEEATETILEQAGVGGLLTRDRGWSEKLVRGPSIYAIRLRIVFLVVTLIGGFLVGGVIERFEETLEAVVAAAVFIPLVMDMGGNVGTQSSTIFARGLAWSQITPSQFSAYLFREIRIGFVMGIILGTVAGVVAYVWQGVPNGIPQLGLAVGLSLTVVITLGAILGASLPMVMLRAGFDHGPGADPFITTIKDFLGLWVYFSLVGWLVGVA
- a CDS encoding MgtC/SapB family protein; the encoded protein is MDWTEFAVRLAVAFLLGSALGLERQWRQRMAGLRTSTLVATGAALFVMLSVLTPDDASPTRIAAQVVSGIGFLAGGVILREGLTVRGLNTAATIWCAAAIGSLAGAGFFAPATLGAIAVLIANTVLRPISHRINQQPLQGTELELCYQCSLICHSQDEAHVRALLLQALGPSKMRLRSLCSEDLKDEKNRVEVEAEMVTQTRNDQLLEQIISRLSLEPGVTAASWRIIEQEFG
- a CDS encoding transposase, with the translated sequence MEFMSMMIAFAPLFSQRVWPQALTLVMGALLAPGKRTVSQILRVMGLADEPQFQRYHRVLNRAVWSSRQASRSLLNLLVATFAADGVIVMGLDDTIERRWGKRIGARGIYRDPVRSSHEHVVKTSGLRWLSLMLLVPIPWAQGVWALPFLTVLAPSERYHQTHGQRHKALTDWARQMLLQVRRWLGNWPMVVVADSSFAALDFLASVSHRPNPVHVVTRLRLDAALYEPAPPRDAHTIGRPRKVGPRLPTLKTRLEESSTPWQSLTLEGWYGQQTYTLEWVSQTAVWYHTGLPPVPMRWVLVRDPLGQLEPQAFLCTDLKATPTQILLWFRQRWQVEVTFQEIRAHLGVESQRQWADLAILRTTPALLALFSLVVLLTQRLHPQFTFPLPQTAWYTKQRPTFADALALVRRYLWASRLFQTSRDDPEYVKVPRPIFDTWTELLCHAA